In the genome of Candidatus Zymogenaceae bacterium, the window AAGAAGGTGTCGGCGATATTGCCCCGGTGGCTATCAACTACGGAGTTTTCATCAATACCATCATCGACTTCCTGATCGTCGCATTTTCGATTTTCCTGGTTATCCGCGTGATAAACAGGTTTCAGAAAGAAAAGGAAGCCGAGCCTCCGAAACCCTCGGAACAGGAACGGCTTTTAACCGAAATTCGGGATCTCCTGAAAAAAAGTCCATGATCGGCACGTGCCCGAATACACGAATTGATTCGACTGACTGCAAAAATGATAATGCACGACACCGCCGAGGAGAAGAAAAACCCGGCGCCCCGCGTGTCGTCTGTAATGATCCGGGCGTTCTTGAGGACCGAGAGACGCCGGGAAACGGCGGAGACGTCCGCGCCGAATATCTCCATCAGGTTATGGACGCACTTAAAGAAGCCTCCGAAACCGGCGGCCCTGAGAGGATACACTATACGGAATATACTAGACTTTTACACCTGACTTTTACAATTTACTATTTCTTATCTATCCTTTATTCTCCTAAACTTCCGATTCATTGATAAAACAAACAGAGTGATAATAGCGATTCCAACAAGATTTTCAAATATTGTAATGCAGGCTGTAAAGAAATTCGCAGGGATTAAATCAGTAAAAGTCCTACCTAAAGTAAAGTTGCTAATGCTATATAATAAAGTGTTGCCTAGATCAGTCCAAAATTCTTTAGTAGGAGTCGAAAATTTGCATGCATAATTTATAACATTTTCTGTATCGCAATTGTCTGTTTTCAATCCCCAAAAAAAGTATGGGAAAGTAAACAATATCATTGGAATAAAAATATAAATCAAAACTCTTGCAGGACGTTCTCCATATAAAGATATTTTTTTATATAACCAAAGAATGACCTTGTTGAAACAATTTTCATTCTCTTCATCCTTCCTACGCATTTCCATTTCACCGATAAAAAAATCACCAGCTTCATGATATCTGCCTGTGGTTTCATATTTAAGGCTTAGCTGTGTATACAATTGCTTGGTTTTATATGCCTGATTTTGTATTGGCTCTGATCCTTCTGGTTGTATCCTATCAAGTATTTTTTTTATAAATTCCTTAACTACATCCTCATCAATTTCTCGAATTCTTTTTAGATTTTCATAGATTCTTCCCTTTTCTTCTGTTCTCACATTAAAAAACAATCTCATTAAGTATTTTCTCTCTGCTTTTTCTGAAACACTCAATATTATTTTTCTATATCTTTCATCTTTTCTTTGGTCTTTACTACTATTGTCTTTTAATTCATGCTTTCTTTTTATTTCTTTAATAATTTCTTCTTCGATTTTTACTTCTTTTTCATTTAAATCACCATAAGAATCATTTTCAACTCTCATTCTTATATCAGATATAGTATCCAATATTTTCATGTAACTCCGATCATGAAGGATTCTCACAATTTTATCCAACACTTTATTTCTACTTTTAAAACAAAGTATCTCATCAAATATTTTATTTCTGTTTCCATAAAAAAAAGGCCGCCATTGCCATTTATTCCATCTAATTTCCCTGGCCCATTTATTCCATCTGATTTCCCTAGCATCAATATGTCTCAAATAAGTTCCTGCAAATAGGCACAATGACATATCGACATTATCAAAAGTAATTCGTCTCTTCAAATCTAGAAGCTCAACATTTCGAAAATCAATAATTGTGCCATTGTCAAAAACAGTGTCTTTGAATTCAATGGCAATCTTCTCTTCAAAAGTAGCGCCCTTAAAATCAATACCACCTAATAATGAAAAAAATGAATTTCCAAAAGAAAGTTTGCTTTCACCTTTAAACAGTGTATTTGAAAAATTTACTCTATTTAATCGAATATCTCTTTCTGTGATCTTTTGATTTTCTATTTTTCCTATATCCCCGAT includes:
- a CDS encoding helix-turn-helix transcriptional regulator codes for the protein MYPLRAAGFGGFFKCVHNLMEIFGADVSAVSRRLSVLKNARIITDDTRGAGFFFSSAVSCIIIFAVSRINSCIRARADHGLFFRRSRISVKSRSCSEGFGGSASFSF
- the mscL gene encoding large-conductance mechanosensitive channel protein MscL is translated as MIKEFKEFAVRGNVVDMAVGIIIGAAFGKVVSSLVSDVLMPPIGLVLGGVDFSNLMFTMKEGVGDIAPVAINYGVFINTIIDFLIVAFSIFLVIRVINRFQKEKEAEPPKPSEQERLLTEIRDLLKKSP